The following proteins are co-located in the Pseudomonas antarctica genome:
- a CDS encoding Ldh family oxidoreductase, translating to MSAQSPTVATASTSIGFSELVALLQQIFIRHGTSPQVAAILAHNCASAERDGAHSHGIFRIPGYLSTLASGWVDGKAVPVVTDVASGCVRVDACNGFAQPALAAARSQLVAKARSAGIALLAIHNSHHFAALWPDVEPFAEEGLVALSVVNSMTCVVPHGADRPLFGTNPIAFAAPRADGAPIVFDLATSAIAHGDVQIAARKGERLEPGMGVDSLGQPTQDPKAILEGGALLPFGGHKGSALSMMVELLAAALTGGNFSFEFNWSDHPGARTPWTGQLLILIDPSKTAGQHFAERSQELVRQMHAAGLRRLPGDRRHRTRAKSQEAGIVIEAKDLRQLQELAEG from the coding sequence ATGTCTGCGCAGTCTCCGACAGTTGCCACGGCATCAACCTCAATCGGCTTCTCTGAGCTGGTGGCATTGCTACAACAGATTTTTATCAGGCATGGCACATCCCCGCAGGTGGCTGCCATCCTGGCGCACAACTGCGCCAGCGCCGAACGCGATGGTGCCCACAGTCATGGCATCTTCCGGATTCCGGGGTATCTCAGCACGCTGGCCAGCGGCTGGGTTGACGGCAAAGCCGTGCCGGTGGTCACGGACGTCGCGTCCGGTTGCGTGCGGGTAGACGCCTGCAACGGCTTCGCCCAACCGGCGTTGGCGGCGGCCCGTTCACAGCTGGTAGCCAAGGCCCGCAGCGCCGGCATTGCGTTGCTGGCTATTCACAACTCCCATCATTTCGCCGCGTTGTGGCCGGATGTCGAACCCTTCGCCGAAGAAGGGCTGGTGGCGCTGAGCGTGGTCAACAGCATGACCTGCGTAGTGCCGCATGGCGCCGATCGGCCCCTGTTCGGCACCAATCCCATTGCGTTTGCCGCACCCCGGGCAGACGGCGCGCCCATTGTGTTTGACCTGGCCACCAGCGCCATCGCCCACGGTGACGTGCAGATTGCCGCACGCAAGGGCGAGCGCCTTGAGCCCGGTATGGGCGTCGACAGCCTGGGCCAGCCGACCCAGGACCCCAAGGCGATTCTTGAGGGCGGGGCGTTGTTGCCGTTTGGCGGCCACAAAGGCTCGGCGCTGTCGATGATGGTCGAGTTGTTGGCAGCGGCGCTCACCGGGGGCAACTTCTCATTTGAATTCAATTGGTCGGATCACCCGGGCGCGCGCACGCCGTGGACCGGACAGCTACTGATTCTGATCGACCCAAGCAAAACCGCCGGGCAACACTTTGCCGAGCGCAGCCAGGAGTTGGTGCGGCAGATGCATGCGGCGGGGTTGCGGCGGTTGCCGGGGGATCGGCGTCATCGCACACGGGCGAAGTCGCAGGAGGCAGGTATTGTGATTGAGGCGAAGGACCTTCGGCAATTGCAGGAATTGGCCGAGGGTTAA
- a CDS encoding DUF883 family protein, with product MARKTAAQAVEDQIKDQAFSELTALIEESDKLLKSSASLIGEEGETLREQVAIKLKQALDSVSNVRERSKPVVDATETYIGGHPWQTVAISAGFGLVVGLLLGRRN from the coding sequence ATGGCCCGCAAAACTGCCGCCCAAGCTGTCGAAGACCAAATCAAGGATCAAGCTTTCAGTGAACTGACGGCGCTGATCGAAGAATCGGACAAACTGCTTAAAAGCAGCGCGTCCCTGATAGGCGAAGAAGGCGAAACCTTGCGCGAGCAGGTTGCCATCAAGCTCAAGCAAGCGCTGGACTCGGTGTCCAACGTGCGCGAGCGCAGCAAGCCTGTCGTCGATGCCACCGAAACCTACATCGGTGGTCATCCATGGCAGACCGTGGCGATTTCCGCAGGCTTTGGCCTGGTGGTCGGCCTGCTGCTCGGTCGCCGCAACTGA
- a CDS encoding LEA type 2 family protein, with protein MRKLMVLSLLLLTLSACALFPNRDPVNITVVGIEPLQSQDLEVRFAVKLRVQNPNETAIDYSGVALDLDVNGRPLASGVSDQAGTIARFSETVLMVPVSVSAFSVLRQTLGLSQTQSLNNLPYVLRGKLAGGLFGTMRFVERGTLDLPNTATW; from the coding sequence ATGCGCAAGCTCATGGTTCTATCGCTGCTGCTGCTTACCTTGAGCGCCTGCGCGCTGTTCCCCAACCGCGACCCGGTCAACATTACGGTGGTCGGCATCGAGCCGCTGCAAAGCCAGGACCTGGAAGTACGCTTCGCCGTGAAGCTGCGGGTGCAAAACCCCAATGAAACGGCGATCGACTACAGCGGCGTAGCCCTGGACCTGGACGTGAATGGTCGGCCGCTGGCGTCGGGGGTGAGTGATCAAGCCGGTACCATTGCACGCTTTTCCGAGACCGTGCTGATGGTGCCGGTCAGCGTTTCGGCGTTTTCGGTGTTGCGTCAAACGCTGGGGCTGAGCCAGACCCAGAGCTTGAACAACTTGCCGTACGTACTGCGTGGCAAACTGGCCGGTGGGCTATTCGGCACCATGCGCTTCGTGGAGCGCGGTACGTTGGACCTGCCGAACACGGCGACCTGGTAA
- a CDS encoding LysR family transcriptional regulator gives MNIAQVDLNLLKTFEALHDESSASRAALRLGVTQSAISAGLRRLREMYGDQLFVRTGRGLAPTLRANQLKPVISEALDRCRQSLAMTHPTHPDYQGRSVVLGLSDDFEIAHGRRLMEEIAQRAPKLRVIFRQTHSQIVAAALLDRTLDLAITAGGFAERRLSRHVLGDGDYRCLIDPQSLTPGQHGISLEEFVTREHVLVSSGGFIGITDEGLAAQGLSRQVCASTSHFAALPYLLKGSQALATIPGHAAEAIAQMTGLRVLPCPLALPRYPVELGWRTQAQLDPVLLKVREAIVACFT, from the coding sequence ATGAATATCGCGCAGGTTGACCTTAACCTGCTGAAAACCTTCGAAGCCCTGCACGACGAGTCCAGCGCCAGCCGCGCGGCATTGCGCCTGGGCGTCACCCAGTCGGCAATCAGTGCCGGTTTGCGGCGCTTACGCGAAATGTATGGCGACCAGCTGTTCGTGCGCACTGGCCGTGGCTTGGCGCCGACCCTGCGGGCCAATCAGTTGAAGCCGGTCATCAGCGAGGCACTGGACCGCTGTCGGCAGAGCCTGGCGATGACCCATCCGACTCATCCCGACTACCAGGGACGGTCGGTGGTGCTGGGTTTGTCCGATGACTTCGAAATCGCCCACGGCCGCCGGCTAATGGAGGAAATAGCGCAACGCGCGCCGAAACTGCGGGTGATTTTCCGCCAGACCCATAGCCAAATCGTCGCCGCCGCCCTGCTCGACCGCACCCTGGACCTGGCGATTACCGCCGGTGGCTTTGCCGAGCGCCGGCTGAGCCGGCACGTGCTGGGAGACGGTGATTACCGCTGCCTGATAGACCCGCAAAGCCTGACGCCAGGCCAGCACGGCATCAGCCTGGAAGAATTCGTCACGCGCGAGCATGTGCTGGTGTCGTCGGGAGGGTTTATCGGGATTACCGACGAAGGTTTGGCGGCGCAAGGGCTGAGCCGCCAGGTGTGCGCATCCACCAGCCATTTTGCCGCGCTGCCGTACTTGCTCAAGGGCAGCCAGGCGCTGGCGACGATTCCCGGGCATGCCGCCGAGGCCATTGCGCAGATGACCGGCTTGCGCGTGTTGCCCTGCCCGCTGGCGTTACCGCGCTACCCGGTGGAACTGGGCTGGCGCACCCAGGCCCAGCTTGATCCGGTGTTGCTTAAAGTACGTGAGGCGATTGTGGCGTGCTTTACTTAG
- a CDS encoding GNAT family N-acetyltransferase codes for MQPILLTERLILRPLTLDDADGIQQQFPHWEVVRYLNALVPWPYPADGARTYLQQNALPAMARGEEWHWSIRLNSAPEQLIGNISLMDEQDNNRGFWLGPQWQGQGLMSEASAAVTEYWFGTLKRPLLRVPKAAPNLGSRRISERTGMRLIRTDNGEFVEGTFPRELWEMTREEWLESQLHKR; via the coding sequence ATGCAACCGATATTGCTCACTGAACGACTGATCCTGCGCCCGCTCACCCTGGACGACGCGGACGGTATCCAGCAGCAATTCCCGCATTGGGAAGTGGTGCGCTACCTCAATGCCCTGGTGCCCTGGCCCTACCCGGCTGACGGCGCACGCACTTATCTGCAACAGAACGCCCTGCCCGCCATGGCCCGTGGCGAGGAGTGGCACTGGTCGATCCGCCTCAACAGCGCGCCCGAGCAACTGATCGGCAATATCAGCCTGATGGACGAACAGGACAACAACCGAGGTTTCTGGCTGGGCCCGCAGTGGCAAGGCCAGGGCTTGATGAGCGAAGCCAGTGCGGCGGTGACCGAATACTGGTTCGGCACGCTCAAACGCCCGCTGCTGCGCGTGCCTAAGGCTGCGCCTAACCTGGGGTCACGGCGGATTTCCGAGCGCACGGGGATGCGGTTGATCCGCACGGATAACGGGGAGTTTGTAGAAGGGACTTTCCCACGCGAGCTGTGGGAAATGACCCGCGAGGAATGGCTTGAATCACAATTGCACAAGCGCTGA
- a CDS encoding nucleobase:cation symporter-2 family protein: MSDAQTPRPRYKSDLIYGLEDRPHFTAAIFAALQHVLASFVGIITPTLIVGGVLGLESEVPYLVSMALFVSGLGTFVQARTFGPIGSGLLCLQGTSFSFISVILSAGFMVKARGGGTDEILSTIFGICFFAAFIEVVLSQFIGKLRKLITPVVTGTIITLMGLSLIKVAVTDMAGGFGSSDLGAASNMGLAALVLLTIVVLNRFSNPFLRLGSIVIGLTLGFVVAWWMGRVDMAALPQVPLISVPVPFKYGFSFDWVAFIPVAVIFLISPLEAAGDLTANSMISQQPVKGPLYIKRIKSGLLADGLNSAMAATFNSLPMVTFAQNNGVIQLTGVASRYVAYFIAGLLVLLGLFPMIGAVLQLMPKPVLGGATLIMFGTVAVAGIKILAEAGLHRRNVLIVAISLGMGLGVAAVPEVLRDLPKALHNIFESPITVGAFCAIVLNIFLPEEFLELEEDEFDPESSTLKVMQDPDVTK; the protein is encoded by the coding sequence TTGTCTGACGCTCAAACCCCTCGCCCCCGCTATAAATCCGACCTGATCTACGGCCTGGAAGACCGCCCGCACTTCACCGCAGCGATTTTTGCAGCACTGCAACATGTGCTCGCGAGTTTCGTCGGCATCATCACCCCCACGTTGATCGTCGGCGGCGTGCTTGGCCTGGAAAGCGAAGTGCCGTACCTGGTGAGCATGGCGCTGTTCGTGTCCGGGCTCGGGACCTTTGTGCAAGCGCGCACGTTCGGTCCGATCGGTTCCGGCCTGCTGTGCCTGCAGGGCACCAGTTTTTCGTTTATCAGCGTTATTTTAAGTGCCGGGTTCATGGTCAAGGCCCGAGGCGGCGGCACGGATGAGATCCTCTCGACGATCTTCGGCATCTGCTTTTTCGCAGCCTTTATCGAAGTGGTGCTCAGCCAGTTCATCGGCAAGCTGCGCAAGCTGATAACCCCGGTAGTGACAGGCACCATTATCACCTTGATGGGCTTGTCACTGATCAAGGTGGCGGTCACCGACATGGCGGGGGGCTTCGGTTCCAGTGATCTGGGCGCGGCGAGCAACATGGGGCTGGCGGCGCTGGTGCTGCTGACCATTGTGGTGCTCAACCGCTTCAGTAATCCGTTCCTGCGCCTGGGTTCGATCGTAATCGGCCTGACCCTGGGCTTCGTGGTGGCCTGGTGGATGGGCCGCGTCGACATGGCGGCGCTGCCGCAGGTGCCGTTGATCAGCGTGCCGGTGCCGTTCAAGTACGGGTTCTCGTTCGACTGGGTGGCGTTTATACCGGTGGCTGTGATCTTCCTGATTTCGCCATTGGAAGCCGCCGGTGACTTGACGGCCAACTCGATGATTTCCCAGCAACCGGTCAAAGGCCCGCTGTACATCAAGCGTATCAAGTCGGGCCTGCTGGCCGACGGCCTCAATTCAGCGATGGCCGCGACGTTCAACAGCCTGCCGATGGTGACCTTCGCCCAAAACAATGGCGTGATTCAGCTGACCGGCGTGGCCAGTCGCTACGTGGCGTACTTTATCGCCGGCCTGCTGGTGCTGCTGGGGCTGTTCCCGATGATCGGAGCCGTGCTGCAACTGATGCCCAAACCGGTACTCGGCGGCGCCACCCTGATCATGTTCGGCACCGTGGCCGTGGCCGGGATCAAGATTCTTGCCGAAGCCGGGCTGCATCGGCGCAATGTGCTGATTGTGGCGATTTCCCTGGGCATGGGCCTGGGTGTCGCGGCCGTGCCGGAAGTCTTGCGCGACTTGCCCAAGGCGCTGCACAACATCTTCGAGTCGCCCATCACCGTGGGTGCGTTCTGTGCAATTGTGCTGAACATTTTCCTGCCGGAAGAGTTCTTAGAGCTGGAAGAGGATGAATTTGATCCGGAGTCCTCTACCCTCAAGGTCATGCAGGATCCGGACGTCACGAAATAG
- a CDS encoding carbon-nitrogen hydrolase family protein → MPISTVAALQIGALPGGKAQTLAQILTYEDEILRSGAQLVVMPEALLGGYPKGESFGTQLGYRLPEGREAFARYFANAIDVPGIETEALAGLSARTGASLVLGVIERSGSTLYCTVLYFEPSGGLVAKHRKLMPTGTERLIWGKGDGSTLPVIDAAVGRIGGAVCWENMMPLLRTAMYAKGVEVWCAPTVDEREMWQVSMRHIAHEGRCFVVSACQVQASPEALGVKVANWPSDRALIAGGSVIVGPMGDILAGPLVGEAGLLIAQIDTDDLVRARYDYDVVGHYARPDVFELVVDERAKPGVRYITD, encoded by the coding sequence ATGCCTATTTCTACCGTGGCCGCATTGCAAATCGGCGCCCTGCCGGGTGGCAAGGCGCAAACCCTGGCACAAATCCTGACCTATGAGGACGAAATACTGCGCAGTGGCGCGCAATTGGTGGTGATGCCGGAGGCCTTGCTCGGCGGCTATCCCAAGGGCGAAAGCTTCGGCACGCAGTTGGGTTATCGCCTGCCGGAAGGCCGCGAAGCGTTTGCGCGGTATTTTGCCAATGCCATCGACGTGCCGGGCATCGAGACCGAGGCCCTGGCCGGGTTGTCGGCACGTACCGGCGCGAGCCTGGTACTCGGTGTGATTGAGCGCAGTGGCAGCACGCTGTATTGCACCGTGCTGTATTTCGAGCCGTCGGGCGGCCTGGTCGCCAAGCACCGCAAGTTGATGCCCACCGGCACCGAACGGCTGATCTGGGGCAAGGGCGATGGCTCGACCTTGCCGGTGATCGACGCAGCGGTAGGCCGCATCGGCGGCGCAGTGTGCTGGGAAAACATGATGCCGTTACTGCGCACAGCGATGTACGCCAAGGGCGTGGAGGTGTGGTGCGCGCCGACCGTGGATGAGCGCGAGATGTGGCAGGTGAGCATGCGCCATATTGCCCATGAGGGTCGCTGCTTTGTGGTGAGCGCCTGTCAGGTGCAGGCTTCTCCCGAGGCGCTGGGGGTGAAGGTTGCCAACTGGCCATCAGACCGCGCGTTGATCGCCGGCGGCAGCGTGATTGTCGGGCCGATGGGCGACATCCTGGCCGGGCCGCTGGTGGGAGAGGCGGGGTTATTGATCGCGCAGATCGACACCGATGACCTGGTGCGGGCGCGGTATGACTATGACGTAGTGGGGCATTACGCGCGGCCGGATGTTTTTGAGCTGGTGGTGGATGAACGTGCCAAACCGGGTGTGCGCTACATCACTGACTAA
- a CDS encoding methyl-accepting chemotaxis protein, protein MSLRNLNIAPRAFLGFAFIALLVVILGVFAVTRMTTIRQASLDMGANQLPSVKYLGNLTENVLRLRILSFRVLINREPAALEEAKTRIGVLMDKVKQAQSAYSVMPAGTEEAALYKTFAATLENYFAAQAEMLSLSQQNKVEEMRTLINTRIKDGTDLMGEQLNKLIAINSADADQAGRNAEASYQQGVTGIIIVSVVAALLTVLLAWLLTRSIVTPLRKAMEVAQTIAGGNLTKVIEDDGKDEPARLLSTLSAMQTNLRQTIQHIAGSATQLASAAEELSAVTEEASKGLQQQNNEIDQAATAVNEMTAAVEEVARNAVSTSEASSQSNQAAREGRDRVVETVGAIQTMTQDVQNTSVMIEGLATQGRDIGKVLDVIRAIAEQTNLLALNAAIEAARAGEAGRGFAVVADEVRALAHRTAQSTQEIEKMVAGIQSGTGEAVQSMQQSNQRTQATLEMARAAGVALEQITQSISLINERNLVIASASEEQAQVSREVDRNLVNIRDLATQSAAGANQTSAASHELSRLAVDLNGMVARFVI, encoded by the coding sequence ATGTCCCTTCGTAATCTGAATATTGCCCCTCGCGCTTTTCTCGGTTTTGCGTTCATTGCGTTGCTGGTAGTAATCCTTGGTGTGTTTGCCGTCACCCGCATGACGACGATCCGCCAGGCATCCTTGGACATGGGGGCCAACCAACTACCGAGTGTGAAATACCTCGGTAACCTGACAGAAAACGTCCTGCGCCTGCGCATTCTGTCCTTTCGGGTTCTGATCAACCGCGAACCTGCTGCGCTCGAAGAAGCCAAGACGCGCATTGGCGTACTCATGGATAAGGTCAAGCAGGCTCAGAGCGCTTATTCGGTGATGCCGGCGGGTACCGAGGAGGCGGCCCTGTATAAAACCTTCGCCGCGACCCTTGAGAATTACTTCGCGGCCCAGGCAGAGATGCTGTCGCTGTCCCAGCAAAACAAAGTCGAGGAGATGCGTACCCTCATCAATACGCGTATCAAGGACGGCACCGACTTGATGGGTGAGCAACTCAACAAGCTGATTGCGATCAATAGCGCCGATGCCGACCAGGCCGGGCGTAATGCTGAGGCCAGTTATCAGCAAGGCGTTACCGGGATCATCATCGTTTCCGTGGTGGCGGCATTGTTGACCGTGCTGCTGGCCTGGCTGCTGACGCGCAGCATTGTTACGCCGCTGCGCAAAGCGATGGAGGTGGCGCAAACTATTGCCGGTGGCAACTTGACCAAAGTTATAGAGGACGATGGCAAGGATGAGCCGGCACGCCTGCTTAGTACCCTGTCGGCCATGCAAACCAACCTGCGCCAAACCATCCAGCACATTGCCGGTTCCGCCACCCAGCTTGCGTCAGCAGCGGAAGAACTGAGCGCGGTCACCGAGGAAGCCTCCAAAGGCCTGCAACAGCAGAACAACGAAATCGACCAGGCCGCCACCGCCGTCAACGAAATGACCGCTGCCGTGGAAGAGGTGGCGCGCAACGCGGTGTCCACCTCCGAAGCCTCCAGCCAATCCAACCAGGCGGCGCGTGAAGGGCGTGACCGTGTGGTGGAAACCGTCGGCGCGATTCAAACCATGACTCAGGATGTACAAAACACGTCGGTCATGATCGAAGGCCTGGCGACTCAGGGCCGCGACATTGGCAAGGTCCTCGACGTGATACGCGCAATTGCCGAACAGACCAACCTGCTCGCGCTCAACGCAGCGATTGAAGCGGCCCGCGCCGGTGAAGCCGGCCGTGGGTTCGCGGTGGTGGCCGATGAAGTCCGCGCCTTGGCTCATCGCACCGCGCAGTCGACCCAGGAAATCGAAAAAATGGTCGCCGGTATCCAGAGCGGCACCGGTGAAGCGGTGCAGTCGATGCAGCAGAGCAACCAGCGCACCCAGGCCACCCTGGAAATGGCCCGCGCCGCCGGTGTGGCCCTGGAGCAGATCACCCAATCCATCAGCCTGATCAATGAGCGCAACCTGGTGATCGCCAGCGCGTCGGAAGAGCAGGCGCAGGTGTCCCGTGAAGTGGACCGCAACCTGGTGAACATCCGCGACCTGGCGAC